From the genome of Branchiostoma lanceolatum isolate klBraLanc5 chromosome 11, klBraLanc5.hap2, whole genome shotgun sequence:
CCGTTACTCTACCTAAAATGCGGTTTTATGCTACAAAGAaacgatgcccccctcccccaaactgCACACAAAACGCATGCGGCTGTTCACTTCTGACAAATCTAGGCCCTCTATAGCAAGTCGAATAGACCAATGTTACTCTATAAAGCCTTCTACACTCTCCTAATGTCAGATTTCTGTTAAAATGTCGCATAGAGAAGGAAAAGGACACAAAACTTACCAAATTTATCGCATCTCACGTTCACCAAACGCACCTTTGGCAGTAAAGGATGATGGGATATTTCAACAGGGAGGCTCCGTTTATCACATTACTGGTGGATGAAGTGCACGTTATTCATTTGCTGCACTGCAATTTTCTGCTGTCTGGAAATCTATAACGTATATTTACTTTCTTAGatcatagatatatcatcacATTCCCCAATGTCTATTTGGGAATCGATTTACATCGTTATGAGGCTCTTTGAGAAAAGTTAATGAATGTTCCCTGTAAGGATCAGCTTACCCTTTGACCCAAATTGAGGGCCATAGAACGAAGTACATGGGTTGGAAGTAGATAGATATGAACCATAATAGGAAGGTAAACTGATCAAATATTATATCAAGTTTCCaataaaaatcagattttgtcaATTTTTATCAGTTATAACGTTAAATATTTTGCGATTacgatttttttctgaagttgGGGATGATAACTTCTGTGTTTTGACGCCCTCTCTTCAGCTGCTGAGTTGGACAAGTGAAAAACTCTCGAGTTTTCAGCAAAGTCCACGCTTTCTCTCCGCCTTCCTCAAATGGAAAATGGAAATTCGGAAAGATTTGCTGGAACTCCAGCTGTCCGAGCTGGATATGTTATTGAGCATGTATCCAGAGGGTGACGAGGTTGTGCTGGACAACCCGGCAGCACCAACGGACATCCGCCGGTTTGTGGACGGGCCGAGGGAGGCCCCGCCCCCGAGACTGGAGTTCACACTTAACGTTGAAGTTGATGAGCCTAAGGTACATTTTTTGTGTTCCCATGTCTCAAGAATTCATTGCAAATTTCCTTGGTTGTCTGTTGATTCTTCAAATTTAAGGTAACTTTTCGAAATCCTTGATCAGTGTTTTTCAAAGTTCAAGCCAAAGCATAAAGGTTTATCCAGAGTCGAGTTTCAGGTACTAAcgttacaaaaacaatacccctTCACAGTAACATTTAGTCCTTCACGGTTACAACAGCTATCGATTTGTCTTATGATTTCCAACACAGAGTAGTATGTAAGAAACTCCCGAGGTTTGTCAAATAACAtagaattattattatcattatcattggtAATAATCATTAGATTATTATCAATTATTAATTCATTGATTATCATTGATAATCTTTCTATTTCAATAGAATTTTGAATCTCAGATTTTTAACCaaattttatttgattttataTCATTGTTTAATGGTAGAATGGTAACGTTAACTTGTAATGAACGTTAGATACTTCACAAGATGTTAATATGTTGTCTTCTGTCCAAACAGGCCACAGTTGCCATGTGGTGCAGCTTCCCTCCACTGTATCCCAAGGTTTTGCCAAAAATTCACCTGAGGAGCTCTGATCTATCCCGTCAGCAGCAAAAAGACATCAACGAAAAACTTATCACTTTTCTTGGCACCTTGGACTTAGGGGAACTCTGCACAATGCCAGTGGTGCAGTGGGTACAGGAAAATGCAGGAAAACATATCACCCTTTCTTATGCTGATCTGCAAagcaaaaatacacaaacagtTAAGGAAACAAATAAGCAGACAAGCTTGTCCAGGTTTTGGATCTACAGTCACCACATCTATAGGCAAGAACTGTTGCGTAAAATTCCTGCCTTGGCCAGGGAGCTAGACTTGACTGGTTTCTGCCTTCCAGGGAAGCCCGGGATAATTTGTGTGGAAGGCCAGACGAAGTACTGTGAGGAATACTGGCACAAGTTACGGTACCCAAACTGGAAACACATCTCGTGTAAACATAGGGAGGATGCTGAATGTAAGGATAAGAACGAAGAGGCTAGTTTCAGGCTGTTTACGATGTTTGAGGAGTTGACTTTTGAAGCTCATGGAGACTACGGACTTAGGAATGACTACCACATGGACCTGGGACGGTTCCTGGAGTACCTGAAGGAACACAAGTGTGACTACATGTTCAGCATCTTCTTTGGAGTGGAGGGAAAAGAATCCCCAAAATAAGATATAAACAATTATGATTTGACTTCAGCAGAAATTAAGCTAGTTAACGTTAACACTTACGAATAAAAGTTGTAGAACtttcagaaatgttgttgtgttttctttgtctttttgcATCAAACTGCACTGTGGTTTACTTACTGCACTCTCATAGTAAGCAATAGTCTTTAAAGATAAATTCAGTCTCTTGACTTAAcctttttttatagaaaacaGTACAATCTTGCCATATTCTTGAAAATAATTCTGCGAGTTGAAGAGGCATATCTGCAGACATTGCATGTGTAATAATTCAATGATGGTATCATTAATTTTCCTCTTTTCTACTAGATTCTTTGAAAGATATTCCTTTACCATGAAATCTGGAATATAAGAAACATTTTCAAAGCGCCAAAGAATCTTCAAAATCCCACTTTATTTCTAAAAACCCCACTCTTATTACTATAATTCCTGTCACCGGTTTTCAAAACTTAATTTTTCTGGCCCAAGGCGTGATGACGTCAGGACCGTGTGACGTCACCCGTCCGACAGGACTGATGAACGAACACGgggcaagatggcggcggggTTGGACGTGTCAAAACTTTGTGGGCTGGTTTTCCTTGCCTGTTTCCTCCTTCTACCAACAGGTAGGTAGCTAACGTGCCGATACATCAATGCAGAACAGGTCTTGGGTATCGTTTCGTAGCTATAGTTTCGGATGTCgtcaaatactagtacttttttgACAACAATGTCTTGAGGATCGGAGAACTAGCTTCCAGATATGATGCTACGCAGCAAGTTTTTTTTACCACCAGAACAAGAAATTAATGATTTTGGCTTAAACAACGGTGAAATGttgacaagatacaagatatTTAGCTTTATTTTCTATATTACGAGTAAAGACTGCGTTTCTCCCATCTTTAgcaagttgtttttcttcttttattttcGACTCCTGTGAATGATATGTGGTTTCCACGACTCCCGGAGAAGTATTTGCCTTTTCATAGCACAAACACAAAAGACCATGTAAAATCCGATCTCCAGATTAGATTAATTCTTTTGTGCTTTACGGCCTGGtttcttctttatttcttttgtggacTTTTTGGAATTGTTTCATTCCCCTATCTTTCACGTAGTCTTATCTAAACTTGTAAGTAAATAATGAGAAAGTAATCATAATGCAAACATcagtataagtacatgtagtacgtaAACATCCACGTTGTTgttcaacatttccaacaacaaTAATCGATGACCAGCAaaaatgtaacatgaaaaataaGTAAGATATACATGCATAAATGTTGCCCCAAGGTACTAGTATACTGAAGCTTTCTCATTCtcggaagaagaagatgatgcaCTATTTTTGATACCAAATAATACCCATGCCCTGTCAgaaattattttgtttttaccCTCATTTTCCCTATCATTTGCTTGTGGAGAGGGTAGTAAAAAATTGCAATGGATTTCTCTAATTAGTAGAGGGACACAAATCTGGATCCAGAAATGTTTGAAAGGATCCTGATCAGATATTAAAACACATGTTGCCTAGATCTAGAGACCTCCATTACAGTGTTTATAGGTGCGTAGTGTGGGTGGGACCTTGTCTTACCTGTTTTTCGCGACCTTCTGACACCCGCGTGACATGTCGTGTACGTGATGTCACATGTGTGTGCGTAACAGCTCGTTAAAATGGCTCAGTGAGTGAGCAATGGGACATTGTAAGCTGCTTTTAGCAGTGTCCAGAAATTTCCAAAGATTCCCGGAGTGCATAAGAGATAATGGCACCTTCATGAGCTAAGGAATGCTACAGGCATAGCCTTATTCTACAAGTTTTCAGAACACTGTAGAAAGGTTTTTGACAATCAGTTACATAGTGTGCAGTGGGTCATTGTTTTGTCACAGATTCACACAAAATCCTGCCATCCTGGCTTTTTGTTATGTGTAAGAAGAAGAGGAACGAAAAGAAAGACAAGTATTATCACGAGAATAACTTCTAAGTGTCCTCACAGAGGCCACGTAAATACATCAGTGTGCTAAAATTAGCTCTGCAAATACTCGGTAGGTTGAAGAAAGTGGAGTAACcttacattgtttgtttttcaccCCCTCTTCTCCCACAGTTTGTTTTGCACAGGAGGATGGTACAGGGGAACTGCAGCCAAACACAACAACAGAAAGTCTAACAACAGACCAACCAACTCAAGCTGCGAGTGACCCTACAGTGAATCAGAACTCCACTGCCTCTGGTTTAGATGTTAGCACTCCGACACCCACACCCAATGATACTGCAGCGATTACAAGTAAGGAGACCAAACCTACAGTTACATCGACCCCAACCTCTACCAATACCAGTGCTGCCGAATCAGCAGTTACCCAGGCCTCTACCAATACCAGCACCGCCAAACCAGCAGCTACCCCAGCCCCAACCTCTACAAATGCCACTACTACCAAATCATCAGATACTCCAACCCCAACCTCTACCAATGCAACCACTACCGACTCAGCAGCTACCCCGGCCCCAACCTCTACCAATGGCAGCAGTTCTACAGCACAGCCGCTAGATGGCGCCTCCACAGCGAGGAAGACGGAAAAACCATCAACACCAGAGGAGACAACCAAGGCAATAACAAAGCCTACCACAACGACAGAGTATGTAGCGCCAACGAAGAAGACTACACCGGTTCCATCAACTGTGCCAGTAACACCACCCATGGTAACCAAAACACCAGAGAAGATGACAACACAGACGGTACCACCAGAGCACACCACCATCCAAGGGGCCCTTAACAATGGCACCAACACTACCCTAGGGGACTCCCACAAAGGACCACGTGAGTACTTTAATACAGGGGAGGACATTTTGGAAATATCATGACATGCTACTTTATGCATAGTTTAGCAGGACATTGTGTTGTTAGTAAACCATGAATTTACATATGATCCATACGAGTTTGTGATAAATATAGGTAAACTAAAGCTCATCTTTatagtttttttaatgtcattgtCACTACCATTTTCCATACCATTTCAGAGATATttaggattaaaaaaaaaaaactttccccTTTCAAGTTTTGAACAGCATTCACTGTATTGATTATacactgtatgtgtgtttgaatTGTGTAAGTTCGTATGTCATATCAAAGCAAGGGGTGCCATTGTTCAAAGACATTGACATATGGTAACAAACAGCAGGCTTCTAACAGAGAGCAAGTCCCTTGATGGAAAATCCCACTTTCTCTCACTGACAGAATACCATGACAACGAGACGCTGGACCCTGCCCTTGCGTTCTTCGTCGCCGTGCTGGTCATCCTGGTAGTCATCGCTCTGGTCGCAACCATCTGGTGGAAACAACGACGTGCAAACTTTCAGGCTATTGGTGGAGACGTA
Proteins encoded in this window:
- the LOC136445239 gene encoding RWD domain-containing protein 2A-like → MEIRKDLLELQLSELDMLLSMYPEGDEVVLDNPAAPTDIRRFVDGPREAPPPRLEFTLNVEVDEPKATVAMWCSFPPLYPKVLPKIHLRSSDLSRQQQKDINEKLITFLGTLDLGELCTMPVVQWVQENAGKHITLSYADLQSKNTQTVKETNKQTSLSRFWIYSHHIYRQELLRKIPALARELDLTGFCLPGKPGIICVEGQTKYCEEYWHKLRYPNWKHISCKHREDAECKDKNEEASFRLFTMFEELTFEAHGDYGLRNDYHMDLGRFLEYLKEHKCDYMFSIFFGVEGKESPK
- the LOC136445237 gene encoding salivary glue protein Sgs-3-like isoform X1, which translates into the protein MAAGLDVSKLCGLVFLACFLLLPTVCFAQEDGTGELQPNTTTESLTTDQPTQAASDPTVNQNSTASGLDVSTPTPTPNDTAAITSKETKPTVTSTPTSTNTSAAESAVTQASTNTSTAKPAATPAPTSTNATTTKSSDTPTPTSTNATTTDSAATPAPTSTNGSSSTAQPLDGASTARKTEKPSTPEETTKAITKPTTTTEYVAPTKKTTPVPSTVPVTPPMVTKTPEKMTTQTVPPEHTTIQGALNNGTNTTLGDSHKGPQYHDNETLDPALAFFVAVLVILVVIALVATIWWKQRRANFQAIGGDVPMSWFSRQKRGFERLEDTEPMLDDLEESHLIANAR
- the LOC136445237 gene encoding integumentary mucin A.1-like isoform X2: MAAGLDVSKLCGLVFLACFLLLPTVCFAQEDGTGELQPNTTTESLTTDQPTQAASDPTVNQNSTASGLDVSTPTPTPNDTAAITSKETKPTVTSTPTSTNTSAAESAVTQASTNTSTAKPAATPAPTSTNATTTKSSDTPTPTSTNATTTDSAATPAPTSTNGSSSTAQPLDGASTARKTEKPSTPEETTKAITKPTTTTEYVAPTKKTTPVPSTVPVTPPMVTKTPEKMTTQTVPPEHTTIQGALNNGTNTTLGDSHKGPQYHDNETLDPALAFFVAVLVILVVIALVATIWWKQRRANFQAIGGDVPMNAMQFPNLFKKKDDLEESHLIANAR
- the LOC136445237 gene encoding integumentary mucin A.1-like isoform X3, whose protein sequence is MAAGLDVSKLCGLVFLACFLLLPTVCFAQEDGTGELQPNTTTESLTTDQPTQAASDPTVNQNSTASGLDVSTPTPTPNDTAAITSKETKPTVTSTPTSTNTSAAESAVTQASTNTSTAKPAATPAPTSTNATTTKSSDTPTPTSTNATTTDSAATPAPTSTNGSSSTAQPLDGASTARKTEKPSTPEETTKAITKPTTTTEYVAPTKKTTPVPSTVPVTPPMVTKTPEKMTTQTVPPEHTTIQGALNNGTNTTLGDSHKGPQYHDNETLDPALAFFVAVLVILVVIALVATIWWKQRRANFQAIGGDVPMDDLEESHLIANAR